From the genome of Impatiens glandulifera chromosome 9, dImpGla2.1, whole genome shotgun sequence, one region includes:
- the LOC124914915 gene encoding MLO-like protein 6, which yields MAGGSKGRSLEQTPTWAVAVVCFVLVAISIFIEHIIHLIGQWLKKKHKRALYESLEKIKSELMLLGFISLLLTVGQSVISNICIPASVGATWHPCGKKQETALDGEDESEHRRRLLSVTSRRLLAAGATDKCAAKGKVAFVSSDGIHQLHIFIFVLAVFHVIYCVATLALGRAKMRSWKAWEKETQTAEYQFSHDPERFRFARETSFGRRHLSFWTNTPILMWIVCFFRQFVRSVPKVDYLTLRHGFIMAHLGPESHAKFDFQKYINRSLEQDFKVVVGISPPIWFLAVLFLLFNTHGWYSYLWLPFIPLIVILLVGTKLQVIITKMGLRIEERGEVVKGVPVVQPGDHLFWFNHPRLILYLINFVLFQNAFQVAFFAWTWYEFGLKSCFHEHIEDIVIRISMGVLIQILCSYVTLPLYALVTQMGSTMKPTIFNDRVATALRNWHHTAKKQIKQNKQSGSVTPMTSRPGTPLHGMSPVHLLRNYRYETDSLHTSPRKSNVDQWDTDGSISPSPAHNHGTSNEGSSSQYRRQQHRIEMASIEQQDIRYDHDHEPTGSSQVTTNLPRLEGEQHEIQMGTDGQKDFSFERKSGV from the exons ATGGCCGGAGGGAGCAAAGGAAGGTCCTTGGAGCAAACTCCGACATGGGCCGTCGCAGTTGTTTGCTTTGTTCTTGTTGCAATCTCTATCTTCATAGAACACATCATCCATCTCATTGGCCAG tgGTTAAAGAAGAAACACAAGAGAGCTCTATATGAATCATTGGAGAAGATCAAAtcag agCTTATGTTGCTTGGATTTATTTCTCTGCTGCTAACGGTAGGGCAAAGTGTCATCTCCAATATCTGTATACCTGCAAGTGTGGGAGCCACGTGGCACCCATGCGGAAAGAAGCAGGAAACAGCCCTAGATGGTGAAGATGAGTCCGAACACCGGCGCCGCCTTCTCTCCGTGACTTCTCGCCGGTTGCTTGCGGCGGGGGCGACCGACAAATGCGCAGCCAAG gGAAAGGTAGCTTTTGTGTCGTCAGATGGGATTCATCAGCTCCACATATTCATCTTTGTTTTGGCTGTCTTTCACGTAATTTACTGTGTCGCCACCCTTGCTTTGGGCAGAGcaaag ATGCGTAGTTGGAAGGCATGGGAGAAAGAGACGCAGACAGCCGAGTATCAATTTTCACACG acCCAGAAAGATTTCGATTTGCAAGAGAGACGTCATTCGGAAGAAGACATTTAAGCTTTTGGACAAATACACCAATACTCATGTGGATT gtGTGTTTCTTCAGGCAATTTGTGAGATCCGTCCCTAAGGTTGATTACTTGACCTTGAGACACGGATTTATAATG GCACACTTGGGACCAGAAAGCCATgccaaatttgattttcaaaagtACATTAACAGATCACTAGAACAAGATTTCAAGGTTGTCGTGGGCATTAG TCCACCAATCTGGTTCTTGGCGGTGCTTTTCTTGCTATTCAACACACatg GGTGGTATTCATACTTGTGGTTGCCGTTCATCCCCTTAATT gtgaTCCTTTTGGTGGGAACGAAGCTGCAGGTGATTATAACCAAGATGGGTCTAAGGATTGAGGAAAGAGGCGAAGTGGTTAAAGGAGTGCCCGTAGTCCAACCGGGTGACCACCTTTTTTGGTTCAACCACCCCCGTCTCATTTTATATCTCATCAACTTTGTCCTCTTTCAG AATGCGTTTCAAGTAGCTTTCTTTGCCTGGACTTGg TATGAATTTGGGCTCAAGTCTTGCTTCCACGAGCATATAGAGGACATAGTGATAAGAATCTCCATGGG AGTTCTCATTCAAATTCTATGCAGTTATGTCACACTACCTCTCTATGCCCTTGTCACTCAG atGGGGTCTACAATGAAGCCAACAATATTCAATGATAGAGTGGCAACTGCCCTGAGAAACTGGCACCATACAGCCaagaaacaaattaaacaaaacaaacaatcTGGTTCGGTCACACCAATGACTAGCCGCCCAGGGACACCTCTCCACGGCATGTCCCCTGTTCACCTCCTTCGCAACTATCGATACGAGACAGACAGCCTCCACACCTCACCTAGGAAATCAAACGTTGATCAATGGGATACTGACGGCTCCATTTCCCCTTCCCCAGCCCACAACCATGGTACTAGTAATGAGGGTTCTTCATCACAGTACCGCCGCCAGCAACACCGTATAGAGATGGCAAGTATTGAGCAGCAAGACATTAGatatgatcatgatcatgagcCAACGGGATCCAGCCAGGTGACAACTAATCTCCCTCGTTTGGAAGGGGAACAACATGAGATTCAAATGGGAACTGATGGGCAAAAGGATTTTTCCTTTGAGAGAAAATCTGGCGTATGA